One window of Ralstonia pickettii DTP0602 genomic DNA carries:
- a CDS encoding membrane protein produces the protein MPPIQSSSPDASPAGASQAPARERMTRTELRASVSLASIFALRMLGLFLILPVFAEYALTLPDGQDAQRVGLAMGIYGLMQAFLHIPLGWLSDRVGRKPVMVAGLLLFIAGGLVAAFSDTLTGIIAGRALQGMGAISAAITACIADLTRERHRTKAMAMVGGSIGLTFALSLVIASPLLHSIGMSGIFGLMSVLGVVAIAVTLFLVPSPPAPHPVRLPFRHVLLNADLARLNVGVLALHASQVAMFMVVPTMLSDAGMPLDQHWKVYLPVVLVSFVLMLGPMMAAERYGRVRPVLLGAVALMTAVQLLFAAVHGLWAIVGVLLLFFVAFNVLEAMQPSLVSRYAAAARGAALGVYNTTQALGLFLGGAGGGWLLKHEGRSAVFVGCAAVLLLWLIIAWSMKAPPARGQEGAPAAAA, from the coding sequence ATGCCGCCGATCCAGTCTTCTTCCCCGGATGCGAGCCCTGCCGGCGCATCCCAGGCTCCCGCCCGCGAACGCATGACGCGCACCGAGCTGCGCGCCAGCGTGTCGCTGGCCAGCATTTTCGCGCTGCGCATGCTGGGCCTGTTCCTGATCCTGCCAGTCTTTGCCGAATACGCGCTCACCCTGCCCGACGGGCAGGATGCCCAGCGCGTGGGCCTGGCCATGGGCATCTACGGCCTGATGCAGGCCTTCCTGCACATTCCGCTGGGCTGGCTGTCCGACCGCGTCGGGCGCAAGCCGGTGATGGTGGCCGGCTTGCTGTTGTTCATCGCGGGCGGGCTGGTAGCCGCGTTCTCGGACACGCTCACCGGCATCATCGCCGGCCGCGCGCTGCAGGGCATGGGCGCGATTTCCGCGGCTATCACCGCCTGCATCGCCGACCTGACGCGCGAGCGCCATCGCACCAAGGCCATGGCGATGGTCGGCGGCAGCATCGGCCTGACCTTTGCGCTATCGCTGGTGATCGCCTCGCCACTGCTGCACAGCATCGGCATGTCGGGCATCTTCGGCCTGATGTCGGTGCTGGGCGTGGTCGCCATTGCCGTGACGCTGTTCCTGGTGCCGAGCCCGCCGGCGCCGCACCCGGTGCGCCTGCCGTTCCGCCACGTGCTGCTCAATGCCGACCTGGCGCGGCTGAACGTCGGCGTGCTCGCGCTGCATGCCTCGCAGGTCGCGATGTTCATGGTGGTGCCGACCATGCTGAGCGATGCCGGCATGCCGCTGGACCAGCACTGGAAGGTCTACCTGCCGGTGGTGCTGGTGTCGTTCGTGCTGATGCTGGGCCCGATGATGGCGGCCGAGCGCTACGGGCGCGTGCGTCCGGTGCTGCTCGGCGCGGTCGCGCTGATGACGGCGGTGCAACTGCTGTTCGCCGCCGTGCATGGCCTGTGGGCCATCGTCGGCGTGCTGCTGCTCTTCTTTGTCGCGTTCAACGTGCTGGAAGCGATGCAGCCGTCGCTGGTATCGCGCTATGCCGCGGCTGCGCGGGGGGCGGCGCTGGGGGTGTACAACACCACGCAGGCGCTGGGCCTGTTCCTGGGCGGCGCCGGGGGCGGCTGGCTGCTCAAGCATGAAGGGCGCAGCGCGGTGTTCGTCGGCTGCGCGGCGGTGCTGCTGCTCTGGCTTATAATCGCCTGGAGCATGAAGGCGCCGCCGGCCCGTGGACAGGAAGGCGCGCCGGCAGCAGCGGCCTGA
- a CDS encoding excinuclease ABC subunit A (K03701: uvrA; excinuclease ABC subunit A) — MEEIKIRGARTHNLKNINLDLPRNRLIVITGLSGSGKSSLAFDTLYAEGQRRYVESLSAYARQFLQLMEKPDVDLIEGLSPAISIEQKATSHNPRSTVGTVTEIHDYLRLLYARAGTPYCPDHNLPLQAQSVSQMVDAALALPEDTKLMILAPVVVDRKGEHSDLFDSMQAQGFVRFRIRSGGGTAHEAEARVYEVDALPKLKKTEKHSIDVVVDRVKVRADIKQRLAESFETALRLADGRALALEMDTGKEHTFSSRFACPICSYSLQELEPRLFSFNNPMGACPSCDGLGQITFFDPKRVVAFPNLSLASGAIKGWDRRNQFYFQMLQSLAAYYDFDTETAFEELPENVQQVVLHGSGEQEIPFTYINERGRTTVRAHVFEGIIPNLERRYRETDSVAVREELAKYQNNQPCPACHGTRLRTEARHVKLGEGEQARAIFEINGWPLRDALTYFLTLDMHGAKREIGDKIIKEISARLNFLNNVGLDYLSLERSADTLSGGEAQRIRLASQIGSGLTGVMYVLDEPSIGLHQRDNDRLIGTLKHLRDIGNSVLVVEHDEDMIRACDYVVDIGPGAGVHGGMIVAEGTPRQIEESPASLTGQYLSGQRRIEVPKKRSAPDDERLLRIVNASGNNLRNVTAEVPVGLLTCITGVSGSGKSTLINDTLYHAVARHLYGSTPEPAAHDRIEGLEHFDKVINVDQSPIGRTPRSNPATYTGLFTPIRELFAGVPSAKERGYDPGRFSFNVKGGRCESCQGDGVLKVEMHFLPDVYVPCDVCHGKRYNRETLEVLYKGKNISEVLDLTVEQAHEFFSAVPVVRRKLQTLLDVGLGYIRLGQSATTLSGGEAQRVKLSLELSKRDTGRTLYILDEPTTGLHFHDIELLLKVIHKLRDQGNTVVIIEHNLDVIKTADWLIDMGPEGGAGGGQVIARGTPEDVARSKASFTGKYLAPLLKRA, encoded by the coding sequence ATGGAAGAAATCAAGATCCGTGGGGCGCGTACCCACAACCTGAAGAACATCAATCTCGACCTGCCGCGCAACCGGCTGATCGTGATCACCGGCCTGTCGGGCTCGGGCAAGTCCTCGCTCGCCTTCGACACGCTCTATGCCGAGGGCCAGCGCCGCTACGTGGAGTCGCTGTCCGCCTATGCCCGCCAGTTCCTGCAGCTGATGGAAAAGCCGGACGTGGACCTGATCGAAGGCCTGTCGCCGGCGATCTCGATCGAGCAGAAGGCCACCAGCCACAACCCGCGCTCGACGGTCGGCACCGTCACCGAGATCCACGACTACCTGCGCCTGCTGTATGCCCGCGCCGGCACCCCCTACTGCCCCGACCACAACCTGCCACTGCAGGCGCAGAGCGTGTCGCAGATGGTGGATGCGGCACTGGCGCTGCCGGAGGACACCAAGCTGATGATCCTGGCGCCGGTGGTGGTCGACCGCAAAGGCGAGCATTCGGACCTGTTCGACAGCATGCAGGCGCAGGGCTTCGTGCGCTTTCGCATCCGCTCGGGCGGCGGCACCGCGCACGAGGCCGAGGCCAGGGTCTACGAGGTCGACGCGCTGCCCAAGCTGAAGAAGACCGAGAAGCACAGCATCGACGTGGTGGTCGACCGCGTGAAGGTCCGCGCCGACATCAAGCAGCGCCTGGCCGAATCGTTCGAGACCGCGCTGCGCCTGGCCGATGGCCGCGCGCTGGCGCTGGAGATGGATACCGGCAAGGAGCACACCTTCAGCTCGCGCTTTGCCTGCCCGATCTGCTCGTACTCGCTGCAGGAGCTGGAGCCGCGGCTGTTCTCGTTCAACAACCCGATGGGCGCCTGCCCGAGCTGCGACGGGCTGGGCCAGATCACCTTCTTCGATCCCAAGCGCGTGGTGGCCTTCCCCAACCTGTCGCTGGCCTCGGGCGCGATCAAGGGCTGGGACCGCCGCAACCAGTTCTACTTCCAGATGCTGCAGAGCCTGGCGGCGTACTATGACTTCGACACCGAGACGGCGTTCGAGGAGCTGCCGGAGAACGTGCAGCAGGTGGTGCTGCACGGCTCGGGCGAGCAGGAAATCCCGTTCACTTATATCAACGAACGTGGGCGCACCACCGTGCGCGCGCATGTGTTCGAAGGGATCATCCCCAACCTGGAGCGGCGCTACCGCGAAACCGATTCCGTCGCCGTGCGCGAGGAACTGGCCAAGTACCAGAACAACCAGCCCTGCCCGGCCTGTCACGGCACGCGCCTGCGCACCGAGGCGCGCCACGTCAAGCTGGGCGAGGGCGAGCAGGCGCGCGCGATCTTCGAGATCAACGGCTGGCCGCTGCGCGACGCGCTGACGTACTTCCTGACGCTGGACATGCACGGCGCCAAGCGCGAGATCGGCGACAAGATCATCAAGGAGATCTCCGCGCGGCTGAACTTCCTGAACAACGTCGGGCTGGATTACCTGTCGCTGGAGCGCAGTGCCGATACGCTGTCGGGCGGCGAGGCGCAGCGCATCCGGCTGGCGTCGCAGATCGGCTCGGGCCTGACCGGCGTGATGTACGTGCTGGACGAGCCCTCGATCGGCCTGCACCAGCGCGACAACGACCGCCTGATCGGCACGCTCAAGCACCTGCGAGATATCGGCAACTCGGTGCTGGTGGTCGAGCATGACGAGGACATGATCCGCGCCTGCGACTATGTGGTCGATATCGGCCCGGGTGCCGGCGTGCACGGCGGCATGATCGTGGCCGAGGGCACGCCGCGGCAGATCGAGGAATCGCCGGCATCGCTGACGGGGCAGTACCTGTCGGGCCAGCGCCGCATCGAGGTGCCGAAGAAGCGCTCCGCGCCCGACGACGAACGGCTGCTGCGCATCGTCAACGCCAGTGGCAACAACCTGCGCAACGTCACCGCCGAGGTACCGGTCGGCCTGTTGACCTGCATCACCGGCGTTTCCGGCTCAGGCAAGTCGACGCTGATCAACGACACGCTTTACCACGCGGTGGCGCGCCACCTGTACGGCTCCACGCCGGAACCGGCCGCGCACGACCGTATCGAGGGGCTGGAGCATTTCGACAAGGTCATCAACGTCGACCAGAGCCCGATCGGCCGCACGCCGCGCTCCAACCCGGCCACCTACACCGGCCTGTTCACGCCGATCCGCGAACTGTTCGCCGGCGTGCCGTCGGCCAAGGAGCGCGGCTACGATCCGGGCCGCTTCTCGTTCAACGTCAAGGGCGGGCGCTGCGAGTCCTGCCAGGGCGACGGCGTGCTCAAGGTCGAGATGCACTTCCTGCCCGACGTCTACGTGCCTTGCGACGTCTGCCACGGCAAGCGCTATAACCGCGAGACGCTGGAGGTGCTGTACAAGGGCAAGAACATCTCCGAGGTGCTGGACCTGACCGTCGAACAGGCGCATGAATTCTTCAGCGCGGTGCCGGTGGTGCGGCGCAAGCTGCAGACGCTGCTAGACGTGGGCCTGGGTTATATCCGACTGGGGCAGTCGGCGACCACGCTGTCGGGCGGCGAGGCGCAGCGCGTCAAGCTGTCGCTGGAGCTGTCCAAGCGCGATACCGGGCGCACGCTCTACATCCTGGACGAACCCACCACCGGGTTGCACTTCCACGATATCGAGCTGCTGCTCAAGGTCATCCACAAGCTGCGCGACCAGGGCAATACCGTGGTCATCATCGAGCACAACCTCGATGTCATCAAGACCGCGGACTGGCTGATCGACATGGGCCCGGAAGGCGGTGCGGGCGGTGGGCAGGTGATCGCGCGCGGCACGCCGGAGGATGTCGCCAGGAGCAAGGCCAGCTTTACCGGCAAGTACCTGGCGCCGCTGCTCAAGCGGGCCTGA
- a CDS encoding phosphoglycerate mutase, whose protein sequence is MPLLRLFLAWLAMAPSVAAAQVVPASQGEIAVSELKRPNVVVVLRHASAPGVGDPPGFKLDDCSTQRNLDVNGRQQAARLGSSWKAAGFRPTQVYSSAWCRCQDTARLIDLGPVRVQPLLNSFFGADAQRREAQTAQLSRFIDGLDPRGGPYLLVTHQVVITALTGHGADSGGGVAIELQSGGAARRTRVLPAAGLD, encoded by the coding sequence ATGCCGCTTCTTCGCCTCTTCCTTGCATGGCTTGCCATGGCGCCATCCGTGGCCGCCGCCCAGGTCGTTCCGGCATCACAGGGCGAAATCGCCGTTAGTGAGCTGAAGCGCCCCAATGTCGTCGTCGTGCTGCGGCATGCGAGTGCGCCGGGAGTCGGAGATCCACCGGGTTTCAAACTGGACGACTGTTCGACCCAACGCAACCTGGACGTGAATGGCCGGCAGCAGGCGGCCAGGCTCGGTAGCAGCTGGAAGGCGGCAGGCTTCCGGCCGACGCAGGTCTACAGCAGCGCCTGGTGCCGTTGCCAGGACACCGCACGCCTGATCGACCTGGGTCCGGTGCGGGTCCAGCCATTGCTCAATTCATTTTTTGGCGCAGATGCGCAGCGCCGCGAAGCACAGACCGCGCAGCTGTCGCGCTTTATCGACGGCCTCGACCCGCGCGGCGGGCCTTACCTGCTGGTCACGCACCAGGTAGTGATCACCGCGCTGACCGGGCACGGCGCGGACAGCGGCGGCGGCGTCGCGATCGAGCTGCAGTCCGGCGGCGCCGCGCGGCGCACGCGCGTGCTGCCAGCCGCCGGGCTGGACTGA